The Hippoglossus stenolepis isolate QCI-W04-F060 chromosome 12, HSTE1.2, whole genome shotgun sequence genome segment AACCTCTACATCGGAGACGGGTGAGTAAGAAAATCACATCGAGAAACTTAGAGGATAATTATATTGAAGATATTTCAGTGAAtcagcttgtttgtgtgtctgcgtgtagGTCTGTGGCGCGAGATAAAACCGCGCTATCATCTCTGGGTGTAACTCATGTACTGAACGCTGCAGCAGGTCGACACAGGATCCACACAGGTCAGCAGTTTTACATTGACCTCGGGGTGGAGTACCATGGTGTCGAAGCTGCAGACCATCCAGAGTTTGACCTACGACCTTTCTTCAGGCCGGCTGCACAGTTCATAGACAGCGCTCTCAAGAAAAATGGTCAGTCTGCAAACATGACAATAGGAGCCAATATGATGCAATTTCTGAGGAAACTAAAAGGACACAAACTATGATTTATGATCAGAAAAATAAGAGGGAATAGGAAATATCAATGTTGACACTGTTATTTATTAATAGGACTCCAAATAAGTTACTTCATCACTTCCGTCACTCTTTTCGTCATTCTAAACACATGATCTATTTTTTATCctttctgctccttcatctACTCTCGTAATAATTACTTTAGgttaataataattgttttcaATACAAATTTCACAAATATTCTTATTTAATTTGTCGTATGTTTGGTAGAAAATTCTAATACAACAATCAACATGTCTTCCAGGGCGGGTGTTTGTCCACTGTGCCATGGGTGTGAGCCGCTCCGGAGCACTGGTTCTGTCCTATCTGATGATCTGCCAGGGCCTGTCATTGGCTGAGGCCATCGTCTCTGTGCGTCTGAACCGAGACATTGGACCCAACTCTGGATTTCTGGAGCAGCTGAGGCAGCTGGAGCTGAGCCTCCGTCCACAGACCAGTCAGAACCCACAGGCAGATGAAACTGACATGTCCTGATCGTGACCACATGAAACCGATTTATTGGAAcccataaaaaaaatgtaataacaaaACTCAATTGACAAATAGAAATGTCGTCCCTCTGTCTGGTAGCTTATCTCCTCcccagaaataaaatgtgaaatacaacAACTGAATGCTTTAAGTTTTGTGACTCTGGAAATAACTGATCCCCACACCTATCCACACATTAGTGACATTCCTGTGATGACAATGATGCCACATGCTACTCACTacactttttcttgttttctggcATCGTGCCTCACTAATCTGTGTCTTCCTATACCATACGGGCTGAAGGAAAGTAATCACTGTCACATTAAAGGGATCAGGTCACTTTAGGAAGGTCGTGAGaaagcatctgtgtgtgtgtgcgtcacgtTGATGAGGTCGGGTGTTGTCGCCCAGCTGCCTAAAAATATCATCTTAAACACAGAGCCCGAGAGAGCAGCAGTTTCTATTCAAGATCTGTGTTTCAGTCTTCGTGCTCACGCTGCAGACACAGGTCTCGGGTTGATACacagtcacatgcacacacacaaacacacacatgtccactGAAGACAAGCGGAGGAGCTGGTTTGTGATCATACTGAAGAACAGATAAACAGTCAACAACAACTTCTAACACATACAAGAAAGAGGTGAGTCATTTTTTCCTTAtagtatttgtattatttaggcctcatagttttatttatacagacAATATCTGTGTAAATTATCCTGACACATCTCAACAATGTTTCATCTCAAACAACTCGACCTGAGAACgatgtgtgtgaagagtttgGATCAAGAAGAAGAATTTAAGTGTCTGATACAACAGAGATGTAGAATGGAACTTGGACTGTGGACTTATTAGCCGATacagtcaaatcaaatttaatACAGATTTATCCAtatgaaagtgaaagaaagaaagaaattaattaGAACCGATAAATGAATAACAAGTAAATAGGCAAATTGTGGGATTTGTTGATAAGTTTCTCAAttaattcattacatttttaactagTCTTGTCTCACATATGTTGTTTTGACAGGTGTTTCTGAATTTATTGCTTGgttttacttaatttatttacttaatttattTATGATGTATTGTAAGGTGTCCTTGGTTGTCTAGAAAGGCACcgtgacatttttattattattattattacatagaGTAATAATCTtaatcttatcttaacttatctgTGAAGTTTTGCATCCATAAAACCCCAAAGTGCCACAAATACTGGACTGTTAgattgttttataaaatatcttaagagaaaaaaagctaaaaagcTAGACCTGGAAAATGACTGCAGCTCTAACACTGTATATTGTGTTAATGCTGCATCTACAGATGTGCAGGTGTGTGGATTtcagggatgtgtgtgttttctgtgcggCAGGAGTGCGACATGTCGTCCTGTGTGGTGAAGTCCAGGAGTAAAAACCCATACACCGCGGTGCAGGTGGACCCGGACAGTGATTACTTCACACCAGGAACATTAGACCTGGAGCAGCTGTTCTGGGCTGGCAGCATGGCTCAGTATGCACATGTGAACCAGGTGTGGACCAGCGTCTACATCGGGGATGAGTGAGTAAACTCAGACACAGATACATTCATATAGGTGTAGATTAGGAGTTTCAGAATTAAAGGATcattgtgtaagatttaggtgaaagggcTCTTAAAAATTACATCTGAAGTTGGTTCTCTCtgtggaggctgccatgtttattacagtagcccagactggacaaactaaacaccatTTTAGTTCTTATgtcaactgaaggctaccacaggttctccttcatgtttggaatgggagggtgaggggagggatattcagctgcaacatgcaacttcaccattAGATGTagctaaattctacacactgaacctttaacaatgAGTCTGTGTGTTATATGAACACAGGAAAACGGCTCTGGAGCGGCCCGGCCTGAGGGATCTGGGTATCACACATGTGCTGAATGCTGCAGAGGGGAAGTTTAATAATGTGCTGACTGGTGCTGATTACTACACTGACGTGAACATCCAGTACTTCGGTGTGGAGGCCGACGACAAACCAACCTTCAACATGTCCCAGTACTTCTGCTCTGCGGCCCAGTTCATACACGAGGCCCTCGCTCACCCAGAGAGTGAGTTCTGTAGGAAACACTTTGAGATAACGTTTTGAGATAACGTTTTGAGACGAAGCCTTTACTCTTCTTTGTTTGTAATCAACCTTTGCTCTTTTACTTTTGTTCCAGACAAGGTGCTGGTGCACTGTGTGATGGGTCGGAGCAGGTCGGCCACTCTGGTCTTGGCGTACCTGATGATGAAACAAAGCCTGACTGTGGTGGACGCTATTGAGCACGTGCGACAGCAGCGTTGTATCCTGCCCAATCACGGCTTCCTAAAGCAGCTCAGAGCCCTGGACATCACACTACAAGAGGAGAAACTCAGAGTAAAAAGACAGATGCAAGACCAAATGTAGATGATATATAGATAATAATCAATCTCAGGTATTTAAATGTTCATCAACCATTGTATcaataaactctgttttttcATGACTATGTCAAgttcaaatgaaacattttttctCAAGGACCCAGTGTTGTTTTCTCATCATCAGCTACTGCTACTGATACAAGAAGATCCAGATCAGTGCATAAAGGGCCTGGCACAGATCAGAATGAAATGATCACATTACCACACAGATGCTTCAGATCTTCCTGTGTTCAGCAGCCGATCTGTGATTCTGATTCTAATATGATATGTAGTGTGATATCGACCAAACTGGGGTTCACACTCACTCTGACTTCCCTGGCTCAGCCTCATCCTCCAATGTCTTACCTCGAAAATGTATTTCAGGGAACGGATTGATTTCAGATATTAAGGTTGGGCACAGCGATAGATGACGTATTTTTACACCAGATATAACGAGGTCTGATAAGGTTGTTCAGGTGCATTTGAACATAAAGTGAACTCCTAAAGTCAATGATAAAGTGATCACAGACTTTCGAACCAATTAAACAGAGGGAAAATCTACATTACATCAGTTCTGATGTTTGTGatattaagaaaacaacacataCTTCTTTCAGATTATGAGTATGTCTATATTCAGTTATATTCAAGTATTTAAAGTTCTGCATATCAGACAACACGCCGGTTAATACAGttggtttaaaatgtttggCCCAGTATCATGTTCACGTTCTTGATTCACCCTCAAACTCCTTTGCATCTTATTCGTACATGGGTTGCCCAACCAAAACATTAAGATCTGATGATATGAAATTTATATTTCCACAAATCTAACTTAGCAAAGCAGACTTGAATTAGGTTATATGTTTTGCGACATCGCAAACGATTTACATACATCCAGAAACAACACAGGCCACTGATGAAAtgggattttttattttaatacccACTGTATTCCTCTGAGAACATTCAGATACAACGACATGTGTCCATGCTTCAGCCCCACAAGCTGCCAGTTGCTCATTACTGGTTAAACTGTAGGCCTCAACTTATCAAAACTTCAAGCTTCGTAACGTTTACATAGATTGgaatagaaaaaaaaggcaCTCATCATTAGAAACCCGAAAAACACAAATACGTCCACAACGCTGTTGACGGTAACTTCTGAAATCACGGACACGGTACAGGTGACATTTAACAGTGTTAACATGGACGCAGCAGTGGGCATTAGGctttgacacatttaaaaaagtgtgcgctcaaaagaaaaacttttgGTTTCATAACTGGCCtgttataattaaaacaaacattaaaggAATAATTAATCTTACAAAATCTAAAACAGATCACTTCTGCACAATTTCAAAGCAGTATCCGAAAACTCCCATGACGGTTATTCTTTATTCCTCTGTTTGTGTAGTGTGTCCTCCCACGGTGGAATTATCTTCTTGCGCCTGGATTCCGTCTCCaagaagaaggggaaaaaaacacacttgtgaGATGTCAACACGAGAAGTCGCAGCAGAGTGCGATGGCAGTCAGTGGGAGACATGGCAGCCAGACGCTGGCAGGGTCGGAGCCAAAATACATTTGGAAACGATCCGAAAACAATTGCATTTACTGCATTTAGGTCCAAAGTTTTCACATCCCGTGTTGTTATCATGACTCCTCTATGGTCATTTAAATCCCTGTAGTGGATCATGATCATCTAGCGTTCCAAAGTGGCAGACACATGTCAGGAGGCACCGAAACAACAATCTGTAAGAAATGATGTGCGGACTGATATTATGGACGGGTtgctgattgaaaaaaaaaaaaggttctacGAGAATTGAGGGTTGtaattgcattaaaaaaaacagagcttATGGGTCAGACTTGTGTACGTTGAGGTAAGCGCAAGGTTTCAGGCTGAAGGAAATGTTGTCTTGATGTGTCAGTTGAAGTCAGGTTTTTCTGGGAAGGTGCAGCCCGCTCGTCTGATGATGACGTTGCTGGCATAGTGTGCGGCCTTCACGCACTGATCCAGTGGTTTATCCTGCACCAGCTCAGAAAGGAAACCTGTGTGACAAAGGAAAGACTTTAACAGAAatccacaaaaaacacatacacGGCAAAAGGGCAGCTTAGAAATGCATCAAATGAACACACAGGAAAAACCTACCTCCTACAAATGCATCACCTGCACCATTTGTGTCAACAATGTCCTTAGGGTCGATCTTCAGGACAGGGAAGGTCTTGACTTTGTCACCTGAATAGACAAGAACAATTATACATCTACAGTATAAGAGGACAAGAGACTGATGCCCTGTCCACACTGATGCTGATATTTTGCTAAACAAATTAGCAATTGGGCCTCTCGTCCACAAACAGCGTATTATGTCAcagaaatttagatttttacaaacgCTTTCCAAAGTGTAGGTTTGTGATGTGtatgatgacatcacagattACTTTgtccactgttgctttgtgtaatgagtttgtgtcagaaacaacaacaaaggttGTGGCTATACACCAGTTTATCTATATTTGGTTTGCCCTGCTAGGTCTAATTAAGTCTGCAGTAAATTTTGCATTACTGCACCACATCACAGGCGTTTGGCTCGCCCCAATATTACTTGGACCACACAGCGGTCTTCTCAAGTATTTAGCGGattgttgatgtagactttatcgcaCCCTGCTGGTCCAGCATACTTGTTTGAGTGTTAGTTTATTAAAGAAAGGTTGTGTGgaggttttttgttgtttttttaattgaggGGGAAATATCTACAGTATTGTAGACAAGACAtgagagaaatgaaagtaagaagaaaggaaaagtgGAAATCTTACTTGAGGCCATGACAGTGTCGTCCTTCCCCTGAGTCAACACTACAAtcctctgcctctttttgtTGTCTTTGGGTAAAGCCTGAGCTTTCTTGGCAATTTCCTCAATGTCCTTGGTCTACAGACAGAATACACATCAACAGAATGATTGGGTGATGTgcaaaatacttaaaaaaaatacgACAACGAAACAAATGCTAAACGAGACAGTCAGTCCACTCACCTCGAACTCTTGCTCTTTAGCaaaagctgctgcttcctgagaaaccaaacaaaggaaagatttagattttacaaacaaaagATGAGTAACAAAGTGCACGTGTCATCAATTCAAAGCGCAACTGCACAATGCACAGTGAAAGTCTGTCTCACCATCTCGTTACCGAACAACACATCAACGTAGGGCATGACCTGCATGAGGTTGTCCTTGAAGAACTCGCAGATGAAGGGCGCAGAGAGGTTCAGGCAGAACAGCTTGTTATTTTTAGACGCGTGCTTCGCCACTTTCAGGATGGACTCCAGAGAGACGGTGAGGAAGAAACCCTGGAAGGAAGGAACAACACTAGGTCAAGACTGATGTGCTTTTATAACTTGATGGACTCTAATGAATCCTGAACAGAACCTGCAGCAATATACTGTGGAATGCCCCTGTGGCTCCTCTGAAGGCTACACGTGGGTACAAAGGTGAAGTGATAGGACATGAGATGACCTTCAACACACCATACTTACAGCAATATAGAAGACTTTAGCCTTTTCAACCAGCTTCCAGTTTTCCTCCAGGTCTAGATGCTTTTCCTTCTTATAACAGTTAGCAGCAGCTAGGTTAGCTACCAGAGACCTGAGAGAAGGAAACAACAGAGGTGAGGAGTTATCGGCCGATGAGATTATAAGGTGTAGACAAATACAAATTAGATTATTTACAAACCTATTATCTCCTGTGATGCAAGCAGCGCACGTCCCTGTGGGCTCTTCGTCTTGCTCATAGTAATGGGCGTCGATGTGAGCATCTTTAGCCTTCTGCTTCAGGGTCTTTCCAAATTTGTCTTTGCCGATGCAGCCAAAGAACGTGCCCACATTATGAGGTTCTTGGATCATCCACTACAGGAAACAGCTTTGATCAGTATCAATTCCGCTCACTACCCACACAGTGTTTCCAGTATAATTTTATAGAGCATATATGTGGTGACAGAACAGGAGGCtaagtgtatttttgtgttcatGACTGACCTGAGCGATCTTTATAGAGTTCTGCGTGGCTCCTCCAGCGTGGTACTCAACTTCAGAGTTCTTCACCAGCTCCTCAAacctgcacacagagacaaacattttgCCAAATTTTCAAAAGAGGATTTAGTCCTGACATCCATCCAacgtttttatttgaaaaagcACCAACTAAGCTAAGGACACACCTGGTGTGCACACTACTCCTGAGTTTTAGAGGCACTAAAACCGAGAAGTTTGGAAACTCGGCTGACCCTGTTTTAGTTGGAAAACTCCTGTCATAAGACCTCCTCCTTAAGTAGTGTAGATGTAACGTTGATGTCATGTAGATTTTGTTTACTAATTGTTTACTGTCTTTTTGAGATGCTGGCTGAATGACAGCTAAGTACAAAGTTTCAAACCTGACCAAACACACTAAGTAACGATTCTGGCTGGGTACGGTTTTGAGCACCGACCAAACTGCGTCTGTTTGGCGCTGAAGGCTTATGCAGCTTCTTAAAGGAACAGTTACAACATTTTACGCCTGTTACGTAACACACTTGGGGCTCCTGAATTCGCCATGTTATGAGGTCTAAATATAGGCGTCAtgtccactcacacacatacatgcatctgtgtggtttgtgtgagagagacagcgCTGACTGCTGTTAGCGGTCCTGAGACTGAGCCAGATGTTGGACAAAAGGAGACCACATctggaagagggggagaaaaatcAAATGGGGGCAATTTTTatgcattatatattataataaatttTTCGAAttcctgcctttttttttttttaaacccaggGGAGTCAGAATACATGGGTATAATCTTCTCTCACAAAGTCACACATGATTTTCTTATCATCCGCTGTTCAATGTTTGCTTTCTCACTCTTGTCTCAGATAGACTGGGAGGTGAGAGTTTCCTGCTTTGCTATTGGCTGAGACCAGCACTCACTACTGGATCTGCCGCGCTGCCATTGGccgtctaaaaaaaaaaacggaggTCGGTTGTGGTGATTTCTGGTGTGTGCCTGTTTTGACTGGCCTGCCCCAGAACGGAGAGGAGCAAACTCAATAAGGATAAAGAGAGATGACTTTTCTCCCTGTGCCAGACTCCAAACCACATTATTAGATGTGTTAGAACTCTATGTTCTACAGGAAATGTTGCCGTGTGCAAGATACGTACAGCGCTTTATGTTTGTCCTCTGCCAGGATCTGGTCATTGGGTTTCAGCGCGTACCTGCAAATAATTAAGGGAGTTAAAAGGAATCAGAAccatgtaaaacaaataaaactctgctcattcaaacacacacagtaagagTCTGTACTAAGTTTCTGTAGATAGGCATCACAGACACAATGGCAGTGCTGCCAGATGCGTGGAAAATGTGATTCATGACATTTTTTCAgccataaaaacacaagaaaagctTTGAGAGGCTCCATAAAAAAAGGCTGTTACTCCCCAACTCCACATCAATATGTTGGTCTAAACAATGAGCAGTTTCTTTGAAGGGAAGGGTAGGCTGGGGATTAATGTGCAGCTTTAGTCCAGCTTTGTTCTATGTGTGAGACTGAGATAGAGCCGTGCTTTGCAGGTTTATCTCTAATCCAGGGGTTTTGAGTGTGGACTCTGAGCTGGAACCCAGAGGAGCCCTTTGCCCTTGTCAAGTCAAACAGCTTGGACACACAAGAAAACTACTGATCtgactgtgtgtctctgtaaagCACCTGGGGTCTACGTGCTTGTAAGAAATATGTTGTATAATTAACTGCCTCCCTTTATGTAGGGTGGTGATGGTGATTTATTTAAGATCATTACTCTAATCAgattaattatcacaataaatatgcaaaaaacAGTATACAACCTTGTGCAATCATCTTGTGCCTCTGCAatttacttaagtacatttctcTACAAATAACATTATTCtctgtagtgaaaggtgtatattatatgcatattctctgtatttctatttacttatgtattttatttatccGTCTTtactttcacatgttctcttgtctacctcattctgactatctgctgctgtaactagTTAATTTCCCTGGCATGGGATCACTCaggtttatttaatattttcttacatttataattaaataaatacgCAAGCAAGTAAATGGGATATCTTGGTAACTGCAGCTGCCTTAACAGAACCTCCACAACCTTACACTTCtattaaaatgtgaattattaAGTCACACAGTGAGTTTTGTAGGTTCCATTGACAGACTTTAAGGTGTGGCTGACATGATGGGAACACACTGATATTATCAATGCCACCAGGATTATGAAAACAATACTGAACTGATTTACACCACCCTTGGTGAAGGAATgggattaaaaaaatgtatgattcatgttgaaaaaaacaatttaaacaaatttaGGATTGTTCGACCTTGATGGGTGTGTAGACTACAAAGTGCCCTTCTAGTTAGTAATGTAAACGTGGTGACAAAACAGGGAAAGGCACTTAATGTTTCCCTCAGTCTAATGCATATCACTGCTAATGTAAAGAGACACTGTCTCCTACACTAAAGCTGTGTCTCTGCTGGACATAAAGCTCTGCTGACACTGACTATTTGACATCTCTGCTGTCTCCGGTGCTCTGCTCTCTTGCATCACCATTATCTTGTATCTCCATTGATCGAATTACATCATAGAGGCTCTTTCTCTTACGGTCAGCCTCTCGCAATGGCCACTCCACTGACACCAGATGTCTTTATTTCATATTATCAGATTGTGACTGTGCTTTGTGGAGACATAACAGCAGCATAAAAAGAACATTGAAACATAAATAATCCCAATATTTGTTATGTATTGTACCAACTAGGATTAAAATATATGGTGCAATGTGtgaattaacatttttcatttacattaagCTTTGAGGAATCATCTTTGCAACTACTGGATCGTGGTTTAGGgactacaacaacaaaagccCTTTATTCAGGTGACAGTTTTATTCCACTGCTTCAGTTCTTTAACTTACTTGTCCAAGAAGCCTTTGTCCACGGAAGCACAGATGTCCAGCAAAGGGTTTCCCATACCAAAGAGCGAATTAGTACTGAAACATAGGGAGAATGAGTGttagaagaaaacaaaattgaGGACTTAATATGTtgcgtacttatatgttctgtctacaTATGTTTACACCAGGGATCAGAGAGGTATTGCATTTCAATCCCGTCTGTCCTGTAAATGTGGCAGAATTGACTATACAGTGACtgatatgttgttttttatattttatatgttgtgtttttgtgcttcactgtttcttttttgcACATTGGTCTGCGAGAAACACCATTTAGTTCAGCCGTATACTGTGTATGTGGATGAATGATAGTAGAGTGGACTTGACTGACTTAAAATCCTTGTTTCAGCTTATTGTGGGAAGACAACTCATGTTTGTCCTCTCTGCTGAATGTGTTGGTTTCTTTTCCATATATTTACAATTAATCTGCAAAACATGCAGCTTTGTTCCCATGTGACTTCATTTCAATCACATGATTTATCACTTCCCATTCACACAGAGAACAGCAGAAATAAGTCATTTCTTAGAGACCTAGTTCAGAAATGACACATGGTCAGATATTACAAGAGAACATTAACGTGGTCGGTGGTGATACACCCAGCTGGTCATGCATGTAACTGTGTTATGACATCCACAGTGAGCAAacatcaggacagcagcaggctctgtgtgtgtgtgtgtgtgtgtgtgtgtgtgtgtgtgtgtgtgtgtgtgtgtgtgtgtgtgtgtgtgtgtgtgtgtgtgtgtgtgtgtgtgtgtgtccccccaCAAGGCTTGAAAATGTTCACAAACCAGTCTTGTGACACCAAGAAAACACCATTTAAAAGAAGCAGCACAGCAACATTCCCTCCCCTGGGGCTCAACAAGATGAGACAGCGACTAAATGGCACTTTGTGTCCCCGCATTAAAATCCCACAGGGactcgtgtgtttttttttctttaagaaaaTGCTTAACGATCTGAGAGGGATGCTGCGAAAGCACCAGGCCATTGTGGCAATAGCTGCATCAtatctgtgtctttgtggtgtCTTCACTTTCTCCATGCTGGTTCCACATGCCAACCCAGTCATGTCTGTGTTAGTGGGGAaaacccatagactgtatatagggAAAACCCCAGACGCAGCAAGTCTCTTATGGCAGCCCCGGACAGATGGCAACTCCACACACCAACATATGTGAGGAGGTTTTTCCGATGTGTCATCTCTGTCTACGACTGCAAGGACAAAATCTGAGGCAGCGGGAAGACGCACCATGGGAGGAGGATtgtgaaaatgcaaagaaaaaaggagacatCGTTGCCCAGCAGGCAGGGACTCAAGTTACACTGATGAGTTTGTGTCATCGAAAGATAGAAAATGCATCAACCAATGTGGCCAATGCATCAACCTCTGACAGAAAACATGTGGCAACGTGCAGCCTGATAATAAACTGGTTTTCTATGTCAAATCACCACTGCCTGTGTTCAAGTCAGCTCCCTGTATGTCAACGTGGTCTTACCTTGCAGCAGACATCATGGTGtccttctctgtgtgtgcaccagCTAGAAACTGACAGACCTGTTGAGCAACCTAAAACCGGTTCAGAAAGAGCTAAGctttcaaaaaaaacaaaaaacttcaCATCTTCAGCTCTATGAGCAAGCGGTAAAAtcgatttttttccccctcaagCGGGTCCTCCTCCTAGGAGAACCGATTGgtgggatgaggaggaggaaggacggGGCTGCCAGTCTCTGTTTGGTGATAGGCTCGTGTTGCAGCGTCCTCCGAGCCCTCGATCCTCAATCCAGTCAATGCCTGGAAGCTGCGCGACGGCGTGACGGGCGTGCTGATGAGCAGAGATACCGTGATGATATATAAAGAGTGGTTCCAGCTGTGGGGGGTGAATGGGAGACGTCGCAGGGTCTTGCAACATGCTTGGATCACATGTAAACAGCATGAAAGCGCCACAGATTCCCCACCACGTGACCGCATTGTTTTGGGAGCTGGTGGCTGCAGCTGTGGTTTTGAATGGAGGGAGAGCATCAGATAAATAAAGACTCTGCCTGCAGCTTTAAAACGTGAGAGGGGGGAAGCGGTTGGTGGCCCTGAACGTGGATCGGACATTGGCACCCGCACATACCTGAGCCGGAAGGTCGTTGCCACAGCAACGGCGGTTTCTAAAGTGCACCTGACCCCAATGTTTTACAACCTGCTAACTGTTAGCATGAAGCTAACCGCTAAGACTCCACACCACAGCCTCCTCTCTGGTCGGTTTAACACTTTTTATGGTCTAAACAAACCCGACATTTCAACCTCACTCGTTCATTTCAAACACTGATAACTAAACAGACTGGAGCTAATGTTCGCATTCTCCGAGGAGACTCGCGCCCTCCCTCGCTTCGCCAGACACgtttactttgttgttgttttttatcaccTCAGTTTGACAGAAGTCTCTTTGCTCGGagactccttcttcttctccttcttctccttcttctcatcCTTCTCCGGGAGTCTGGGTCTCTTTGCTTTGGGTTCACCGGAGGCCATGATGAGCGAGAGTAGagcaaacagaggagaagagcacGTTTCACCGGTGAGAGGACAGCGTGCCACA includes the following:
- the LOC118118758 gene encoding dual specificity protein phosphatase 13-like isoform X5, whose protein sequence is MCVRRNKSKRSRRRRVVTALKTCVCPLSDGCEPLCDLGPGLPHDRRGPEPAGGRGCRQAAQRHLPQPRLPAAAPQPRHEPGEGEEETTTGPNTVNTPRDTHKIIDISMHTHTHTHLYCCRGHLTQEEETPSLTELRQIFWTDRKPVTPVNQVWPNLYIGDGSVARDKTALSSLGVTHVLNAAAGRHRIHTGQQFYIDLGVEYHGVEAADHPEFDLRPFFRPAAQFIDSALKKNGRVFVHCAMGVSRSGALVLSYLMICQGLSLAEAIVSVRLNRDIGPNSGFLEQLRQLELSLRPQTSQNPQADETDMS
- the LOC118118758 gene encoding dual specificity protein phosphatase 13-like isoform X6; this encodes MTVDYYGVEADDATEFILSPFFYPTARYIRAALAMGGRVFVHCLMGVSRSATLVLAFLMIVEGLSLQEAVAAVRPHRDICPNPGFLQQLRSLDMSLERERRRQRQAQTLGHLTQEEETPSLTELRQIFWTDRKPVTPVNQVWPNLYIGDGSVARDKTALSSLGVTHVLNAAAGRHRIHTGQQFYIDLGVEYHGVEAADHPEFDLRPFFRPAAQFIDSALKKNGRVFVHCAMGVSRSGALVLSYLMICQGLSLAEAIVSVRLNRDIGPNSGFLEQLRQLELSLRPQTSQNPQADETDMS
- the LOC118118761 gene encoding dual specificity phosphatase 29 translates to MSSCVVKSRSKNPYTAVQVDPDSDYFTPGTLDLEQLFWAGSMAQYAHVNQVWTSVYIGDEKTALERPGLRDLGITHVLNAAEGKFNNVLTGADYYTDVNIQYFGVEADDKPTFNMSQYFCSAAQFIHEALAHPENKVLVHCVMGRSRSATLVLAYLMMKQSLTVVDAIEHVRQQRCILPNHGFLKQLRALDITLQEEKLRVKRQMQDQM
- the adka gene encoding adenosine kinase isoform X1 encodes the protein MASGEPKAKRPRLPEKDEKKEKKEKKKESPSKETSVKLSTNSLFGMGNPLLDICASVDKGFLDKYALKPNDQILAEDKHKALFEELVKNSEVEYHAGGATQNSIKIAQWMIQEPHNVGTFFGCIGKDKFGKTLKQKAKDAHIDAHYYEQDEEPTGTCAACITGDNRSLVANLAAANCYKKEKHLDLEENWKLVEKAKVFYIAGFFLTVSLESILKVAKHASKNNKLFCLNLSAPFICEFFKDNLMQVMPYVDVLFGNEMEAAAFAKEQEFETKDIEEIAKKAQALPKDNKKRQRIVVLTQGKDDTVMASSDKVKTFPVLKIDPKDIVDTNGAGDAFVGGFLSELVQDKPLDQCVKAAHYASNVIIRRAGCTFPEKPDFN
- the adka gene encoding adenosine kinase isoform X2, which produces MMSAASTNSLFGMGNPLLDICASVDKGFLDKYALKPNDQILAEDKHKALFEELVKNSEVEYHAGGATQNSIKIAQWMIQEPHNVGTFFGCIGKDKFGKTLKQKAKDAHIDAHYYEQDEEPTGTCAACITGDNRSLVANLAAANCYKKEKHLDLEENWKLVEKAKVFYIAGFFLTVSLESILKVAKHASKNNKLFCLNLSAPFICEFFKDNLMQVMPYVDVLFGNEMEAAAFAKEQEFETKDIEEIAKKAQALPKDNKKRQRIVVLTQGKDDTVMASSDKVKTFPVLKIDPKDIVDTNGAGDAFVGGFLSELVQDKPLDQCVKAAHYASNVIIRRAGCTFPEKPDFN